One part of the Mariniflexile litorale genome encodes these proteins:
- the trpA gene encoding tryptophan synthase subunit alpha: protein MNRINKKLKEDKKLLSIYFTAGYPSLNDSVSIIQNLEKSGVDMIEIGLPFSDPLADGPTIQASSTQALKNGMTTEVLFNQLKDIRKSVSIPLIIMGYFNPMLQYGVEAFCKKCQEIGIDGLIIPDLPVDVYHDEYKATFEKYGLINVFLITPQTSVERIHFIDSISNGFIYMVSSASVTGSQSGFGDEQTGYFKRISDMNLKNPQIIGFGISDNKTFMQATQYAKGAIIGSAFIKYISTKPVDSIKDFVNFIVK, encoded by the coding sequence ATGAACAGAATAAACAAAAAACTAAAAGAAGATAAAAAGTTATTATCTATTTATTTCACAGCAGGTTACCCAAGTTTAAATGACAGCGTTTCTATCATTCAAAACCTAGAAAAAAGCGGTGTCGATATGATTGAGATTGGTTTACCGTTCAGCGACCCTTTAGCCGACGGACCAACCATTCAAGCAAGTTCTACACAAGCGCTGAAGAATGGCATGACTACTGAAGTGCTTTTTAATCAATTAAAAGATATCAGAAAATCAGTATCTATTCCATTAATCATCATGGGCTATTTCAACCCAATGCTTCAATATGGCGTAGAAGCTTTCTGTAAAAAATGTCAGGAAATTGGTATTGATGGTTTAATCATCCCCGATTTACCGGTTGATGTTTATCATGATGAATACAAAGCTACGTTTGAAAAATACGGACTTATTAATGTGTTTTTAATTACCCCACAAACAAGTGTGGAACGCATCCATTTTATTGACTCTATTTCCAACGGTTTTATATATATGGTGAGTAGTGCGAGCGTTACAGGTAGTCAATCTGGTTTTGGTGACGAACAAACAGGTTACTTCAAACGTATTTCAGACATGAATTTAAAAAACCCTCAAATTATTGGGTTTGGCATTTCAGATAATAAAACCTTTATGCAAGCAACACAATATGCAAAAGGTGCTATAATTGGTAGTGCTTTTATTAAATATATATCAACAAAACCCGTCGATTCTATAAAAGACTTTGTAAACTTTATAGTAAAATAA
- a CDS encoding GIY-YIG nuclease family protein, which yields MDIHYVYILTNKNHAVLYVGRSKQLKDRLKQHKNNSLKTFTGKYNVNKLVYFETTRYVNNSIKRERQIKKWNREWKINLINSLNPDWKDLSEYI from the coding sequence ATGGATATTCATTATGTATACATACTTACAAATAAAAACCATGCGGTTCTATATGTTGGGCGCTCAAAACAGTTAAAAGACAGATTAAAACAACATAAAAATAATAGTCTTAAAACGTTTACAGGAAAATATAATGTTAATAAACTCGTGTATTTTGAAACAACAAGGTATGTTAACAATTCAATAAAAAGAGAAAGACAAATAAAAAAATGGAATCGTGAATGGAAAATCAATTTAATAAATAGCTTAAATCCAGACTGGAAAGACCTTTCAGAGTACATTTAG
- the trpB gene encoding tryptophan synthase subunit beta: MNYNVNEKGYYGEFGGAYIPEMLYPNVEELRKNYLQIMAEPDFRKEFDQLLKDYVGRPSPLYFAKRLSEKYNTKIYLKREDLNHTGAHKINNTIGQILMAKRLGKHRIIAETGAGQHGVATATVCALMGLECIVYMGEIDIARQAPNVARMKMLGATVVPALSGSRTLKDATNEAIRDWINNPVDTHYIIGSAIGPHPYPDMVTRFQAIISEEIKWQLKEHEGRKNPDYVVACIGGGSNAAGTYYHYLHEPDVKIIAVEAAGLGIDSGESAATSVLGKEGIIHGCKTLLMQTPDGQITEPYSISAGLDYPGVGPMHAHLAKTGRAQFMSITDDEAMKAGLQLCKLEGIIPAIESSHALAIFEQKTFKPNDIVVVSLSGRGDKDLQNYIDYFKI, translated from the coding sequence ATGAATTACAACGTTAACGAAAAAGGGTATTATGGTGAATTTGGAGGCGCATACATTCCAGAAATGCTATATCCAAACGTAGAAGAATTGCGCAAGAATTATTTACAAATAATGGCTGAACCCGATTTCAGAAAAGAGTTCGACCAACTTTTAAAGGATTATGTGGGGCGTCCTTCTCCCCTCTATTTTGCGAAACGTCTTTCTGAAAAATACAACACCAAAATTTACTTAAAGCGTGAAGATTTAAACCATACGGGGGCTCACAAAATAAATAATACTATTGGTCAAATTTTAATGGCAAAACGCTTAGGAAAACATCGTATTATAGCTGAAACGGGGGCTGGTCAACACGGTGTTGCCACTGCCACGGTTTGTGCTTTAATGGGGCTAGAATGTATTGTTTACATGGGCGAAATTGATATTGCACGTCAAGCACCAAACGTGGCTCGTATGAAAATGTTAGGAGCAACGGTTGTTCCTGCTTTGTCGGGAAGCCGAACATTAAAAGACGCCACCAACGAAGCCATTCGTGATTGGATAAACAATCCTGTTGATACCCATTATATTATAGGTTCTGCCATAGGGCCACATCCCTACCCCGATATGGTAACCCGTTTTCAAGCCATCATTTCTGAAGAAATAAAATGGCAATTAAAAGAACACGAAGGTCGTAAAAACCCAGATTACGTTGTTGCTTGTATTGGTGGTGGTAGCAATGCTGCTGGTACTTATTACCATTATTTACATGAACCAGATGTGAAAATCATAGCAGTTGAAGCTGCAGGTTTGGGTATCGATTCTGGTGAAAGCGCAGCTACTTCAGTTCTAGGAAAAGAAGGTATTATTCATGGTTGTAAAACCCTTTTGATGCAAACTCCAGACGGTCAAATTACCGAACCTTACTCTATTTCGGCAGGTTTAGATTATCCTGGTGTTGGTCCTATGCATGCACATTTAGCGAAAACAGGTCGGGCTCAATTCATGTCTATTACCGATGATGAAGCCATGAAAGCAGGTTTACAATTATGTAAGTTAGAAGGTATTATTCCTGCTATTGAAAGCTCGCATGCCTTAGCCATTTTCGAACAGAAAACATTTAAACCAAACGATATCGTGGTAGTTAGTTTATCTGGACGTGGTGATAAGGATTTACAAAACTATATTGATTATTTTAAAATTTGA
- a CDS encoding phosphoribosylanthranilate isomerase — protein sequence MKYQDNIEQVATLQPDYLGFIFHKKSVRYFDILMPALPKSIKKVGVFVNEAIDTVIEKITTHNLQAVQLHGEESPEYCLELKRHYDGRNEEIISSKKIDYFDFEKKSHNDEKLEIIKVFSIKNEFNFDVLKPYEAVCDYFLFDTKGKLPGGNGFTFNWDVLNNYPSTKPFFLSGGIGLEETENLKQFQQSNASKYCYAIDVNSKFEIEAGLKNIELLKEFKDTVITKNEERMTK from the coding sequence ATGAAATATCAAGACAACATAGAACAAGTTGCAACTTTGCAACCAGACTATCTTGGATTTATATTTCATAAAAAATCTGTAAGATATTTTGATATTCTAATGCCTGCTTTACCCAAATCAATAAAAAAAGTAGGTGTGTTTGTTAATGAAGCTATTGATACTGTTATTGAAAAAATAACGACTCATAATTTACAAGCGGTTCAACTTCATGGTGAAGAATCTCCTGAATATTGTTTAGAATTGAAACGTCATTACGACGGGCGGAACGAGGAAATAATCTCATCAAAAAAAATAGATTACTTCGACTTTGAAAAAAAGTCTCACAATGATGAAAAACTAGAAATCATCAAAGTATTTTCCATTAAAAACGAATTCAACTTTGATGTATTAAAACCTTATGAAGCTGTTTGCGATTACTTTCTATTCGACACGAAAGGCAAGTTACCTGGAGGCAATGGTTTCACCTTCAATTGGGATGTATTAAACAATTATCCATCAACCAAGCCCTTCTTTTTAAGTGGTGGTATTGGATTGGAAGAAACAGAAAACCTAAAACAATTTCAACAAAGTAACGCTTCAAAATACTGTTATGCTATTGACGTTAATAGCAAATTTGAAATAGAAGCTGGATTAAAGAATATTGAACTATTAAAAGAATTTAAAGACACTGTCATTACGAAGAATGAGGAACGAATGACGAAGTAA
- the trpC gene encoding indole-3-glycerol phosphate synthase TrpC produces MNILDKIVADKRKEVDLRKSLIPMSQLEQSVLFDRQTFSLANKLRNSQTGIIAEHKRRSPSKSVINQNLNVFDVAKGYEDAGVCGMSVLTDGKYFGGSLDDLLTARASCNVPLLRKEFIIDEYQLLEAKAYGADVILLIAAILTRNEIKQFSEFAKSLNLDVLLEVHNEEELHKSIMPSLDMLGVNNRNLKTFDVSLETSKRLSTLIPTDFVKVSESGISNIEAIKELQPYGYQGFLIGENFMKTDDAGESAKQFIKSLL; encoded by the coding sequence ATGAACATACTAGATAAAATTGTAGCAGATAAACGCAAGGAAGTCGATTTAAGAAAATCATTAATTCCTATGAGTCAATTGGAACAATCGGTTTTATTTGATAGACAAACCTTTTCACTAGCAAATAAACTACGTAACAGCCAAACGGGTATTATTGCTGAACATAAACGCCGATCTCCTTCAAAATCCGTTATCAATCAAAACCTAAACGTATTTGATGTTGCCAAAGGCTATGAAGATGCAGGCGTTTGTGGAATGTCCGTTTTAACAGATGGTAAATATTTTGGCGGTTCTTTAGACGATTTATTAACCGCCAGAGCCAGTTGTAATGTACCGCTTTTACGTAAAGAATTTATTATAGACGAATACCAATTGCTAGAAGCAAAAGCCTATGGTGCCGATGTTATTCTATTAATTGCTGCTATTCTAACCAGAAACGAGATTAAGCAATTTTCAGAATTTGCAAAAAGTTTAAATTTAGATGTGTTGTTGGAAGTGCATAACGAAGAAGAATTACATAAATCCATCATGCCAAGTTTAGATATGTTGGGCGTAAATAACCGAAATTTAAAAACTTTCGATGTCAGTTTAGAAACCAGTAAACGTCTAAGTACACTCATACCAACCGATTTTGTAAAAGTATCTGAAAGCGGCATTAGCAATATAGAAGCCATTAAAGAATTACAACCTTACGGATACCAAGGTTTTTTAATTGGTGAAAACTTCATGAAAACTGATGATGCAGGAGAAAGTGCAAAACAATTTATTAAAAGCCTCCTCTAA